The proteins below are encoded in one region of Deltaproteobacteria bacterium:
- a CDS encoding 4-hydroxyphenylacetate 3-hydroxylase N-terminal domain-containing protein, producing MALKTSDEYVERLKKMKPNLYAYGKQIRRDDPMLEKPINVLRLTFDLAQDPAYKDLMVTQSHLTGEPINRFTSLNLSIEDLYKQQEMKRSLCHKVGGCIQRCMATDTLNAMGVVTKEIDDAKGTQYHDHFLKFLKYYQTNDLVGSASQTDPKGDRKARPHQQKDPDLYLHIVKKDKKGIIVRGAKNHITMGPYVDEHLVIPTRALTEKESDWAVSFAIPADTDGIKLISRITSPRPRINLQAPYNDYGVAESFLIFDDLFVPWERVFMCGEWEFAGSMALTFAGFHRHSYCGCKPALTDIIMGATALVAEYNGVGNAPHIQDELTELMIIGELVYASGIAAAARAEKTSSGIFRPKFLYSNTGRYLAGINVYHEYEILVSIAGGLPSTLPPEEDWLNPETRPYLEKYIRRNPEVSPEKLHRLYRFISDFTCSASCGWAQHAGIHGGGSPVMEKIGIRSTYDLESKKEVVKYLAGIKD from the coding sequence ATGGCATTAAAGACGTCGGATGAATATGTGGAACGGTTGAAAAAGATGAAACCCAATTTGTACGCCTATGGGAAGCAGATTAGGAGAGATGATCCGATGCTTGAGAAGCCAATCAATGTACTTAGGCTTACATTTGATTTGGCTCAAGATCCCGCATATAAGGATCTCATGGTAACCCAATCTCATCTCACGGGTGAGCCTATAAACCGCTTTACTTCTCTAAACCTCAGCATTGAGGATCTCTATAAACAACAGGAGATGAAACGAAGTCTATGCCACAAAGTAGGGGGGTGTATCCAGCGGTGTATGGCGACAGATACCCTCAATGCCATGGGAGTCGTCACCAAGGAGATTGACGATGCCAAAGGGACACAATATCATGACCACTTTCTTAAATTTCTAAAATACTACCAAACCAACGATCTTGTGGGAAGTGCATCCCAGACAGACCCAAAAGGTGACCGGAAGGCGAGGCCCCATCAGCAAAAAGATCCCGATCTTTACCTCCATATTGTTAAGAAAGATAAGAAAGGCATCATTGTTAGGGGAGCAAAGAATCATATTACCATGGGGCCCTATGTGGATGAACATCTTGTCATTCCTACGCGTGCCCTTACGGAAAAGGAAAGCGATTGGGCCGTGTCGTTTGCCATCCCAGCAGATACGGATGGCATTAAGTTGATCTCCCGAATTACCAGCCCCCGTCCACGCATAAATCTCCAAGCTCCCTATAATGATTACGGAGTGGCTGAATCCTTTTTGATTTTTGATGACCTATTTGTTCCGTGGGAAAGGGTATTCATGTGCGGAGAATGGGAGTTTGCTGGTTCCATGGCCCTCACATTTGCCGGCTTTCATCGCCATTCTTATTGCGGCTGCAAACCAGCTCTTACTGATATCATAATGGGTGCAACAGCCCTGGTGGCTGAATACAATGGTGTAGGTAATGCGCCTCATATCCAGGATGAGTTGACCGAACTGATGATCATCGGTGAGCTGGTTTATGCTTCGGGGATTGCGGCAGCGGCCAGGGCAGAAAAAACATCTTCGGGAATCTTTCGGCCTAAATTTCTTTATTCAAATACCGGCAGATACTTGGCTGGTATTAATGTTTACCATGAATACGAAATTCTGGTATCCATTGCTGGCGGGCTTCCTTCTACCCTTCCCCCGGAGGAAGATTGGCTTAATCCGGAGACCCGCCCCTATTTGGAAAAGTACATTAGACGAAATCCGGAGGTCTCTCCAGAGAAACTCCATCGGCTTTATCGTTTTATTTCGGATTTTACATGCTCAGCCAGCTGTGGTTGGGCTCAGCATGCTGGAATCCATGGAGGTGGATCCCCCGTGATGGAGAAAATTGGGATCAGGTCAACATATGACCTGGAATCAAAGAAGGAGGTTGTGAAATATCTGGCAGGAATTAAGGATTAG
- a CDS encoding ACT domain-containing protein, producing MKRYYALSAIGKDRPGIVADVAGLIYECGGNLEDSRMTLLGEQFALLILLSGTGEEFQFRLSTGCKRLEWEKHLSIFLTPVEETEGMPKLKGITEIYELSTTGLDRMGIVYHVSRLLADHRINITDMHTRITPSPESGTPIFTMKILLQVPVEVSPSDLLEKLNRLGEKLAVDISLKKGGG from the coding sequence ATGAAGCGGTATTATGCTCTCTCGGCCATTGGCAAGGATAGGCCGGGTATCGTGGCTGACGTGGCTGGGCTGATTTACGAATGCGGCGGAAACCTGGAAGATTCCCGTATGACCCTACTCGGGGAACAATTCGCTCTCCTCATTCTACTATCGGGAACTGGCGAGGAATTTCAATTTCGACTTTCCACCGGATGCAAACGGCTGGAGTGGGAAAAACATCTTTCTATTTTCCTTACGCCTGTAGAGGAAACGGAGGGGATGCCCAAATTGAAGGGAATCACAGAGATCTATGAACTTTCCACCACGGGCTTGGACCGCATGGGTATCGTTTACCATGTTTCCCGGCTACTTGCAGATCACAGAATAAACATTACCGACATGCACACAAGAATCACCCCTTCTCCCGAAAGCGGTACCCCGATCTTCACCATGAAGATTCTTCTGCAAGTCCCGGTGGAAGTCTCTCCCTCAGACCTCCTGGAGAAACTCAATCGCCTGGGAGAAAAGCTGGCCGTTGACATTTCCCTGAAAAAGGGAGGAGGATGA